The Pandoraea apista genomic interval TGCCGATATCTATAACCAGAAGGAAGAAATTCGCCTGGATGAGCGTCAGCTTATCCAGGTGCTTGGCGTTTCGCGCACGCCGATTCGCGAGGCCATGACCCTGCTGGAACAGGAAGGCTTTCTGCGTACGGTGCCGCGCCGGGGCATTTTCATCATCCGCAAGACCAAGCGTGAAATCGTCGAGATGATTCAGATGTGGGCCGCCCTCGAAGGGATGTCCGCGCGGCTGGCCACGTTGCATGCGAGCGATGAAGAAATCGCGAAGCTGCGCCACTTGTTCGACGAGTTCGTCAATGCACCGCCGACGGATCATATCGAGGAATATTCGGACGCGAACATCGACTTCCATCAGGCCCTGATCAATCTTGGCGGCTCGCAAGCCATTGCCAATACGATCAAGAACCTGTTCATTCACGTGCGCGCCATCCGCAAGGTGACGATCGCTCAGAACGACCGGGCTGCCCGCTCGATTGTCGATCACCTGAAGATCATTACGGCCCTTGAGAAGCGTGACACGGAACTCGCCGAGAAACTCGCGCGCGACCACACGCTCGGCCTGGCTGCCTTCGTCGAAGAGCACTGCGACTTCCTCGAGTAACGTCAGCGTCTGCGAGCGCGTCCGGCAACGGACGCCGCCAGTAAAAAGGCCGGCGGCATGCAAATGCCGCCGGCCTTTTCTTTATCCCCTTTTGCCCCCCACCGCCCTGCCTCCACCCACGCACGAATGGAGGGAGGACCGCCCCCACTCACCGCGCTCACCGCCCTCGCCTGTCGCCTATCTCTCCCGAATTCGGGTAAACGAGGCTGCCAAACCGGGTGTCATGCTATTGCATGTATACCGTATATCATATATCGTGTTTCACATACTGATGCTTCGCCTCACCGTCGGCAACGGCCTGCCGAGCGAGCGAAAACGTGTGAGAAGCACTGCCCTTCATCGGGTGCATCGATGAGTGGCGAACGGTTTTGGCGTTGCAGGACTCGCGAGACCGGAGCATTGACCAAAGTTAACGGAAGTAAGCAACGGGCGAGAGGCCGAACCCGTGCGGCATATGGTGGGGGCTATGTGCCGCACGCTCTTCCGGCGCCGCGCTGATCGCTAGACCCGAGCAGCGTTGCCGGATGTGACCATTGGGCCTCTCGCCCCGGGGCAGGACAACAACAGATAACCCATACCCTCAGGCGCACAGTTCCCCACGGTGCGCCAAACAGGAGACAACAGCCATGCGCGAGGCTTTTTCCATCGCGACGGTGCAAGCGATTCTGGACGTACATGCGGCTCAGGAAGGCCCCCTTCTGCCGATCCTCCATGACGTTCAGGAAGCTTTCGGCTACGTACCCCCGGATGCCGTGCCTGTCATCGCCAACGCCCTCAATCTCTCTCGCGCCGAAGTGCATGGCGTGATCACGTTCTATCACCACTTCCGCACCAGTCCGCCGCCGCGTCATGTCGTGCAGATCTGCCGTGCCGAAGCGTGCCAGAGCATGGGCGCCGACGCACTCGTTGCGCATGCCGAGCGTGTATTGGGTTGCGCCATGCATAGCCACAGCGGCGATGTCGCACTTGAGCCGGTGTACTGCCTCGGCCAGTGTGCGACGTCGCCTGCCATCACGATCGACGACAAGCTGCACGCGCGCGTCACCCCCGAGAAATTCGACCGTCTGGTCGCCCGCGCAAAGGATGCCGCATGAGCCAAGCCTCCACTTCCACCTCGCCGGCCACCCCGCCCGCAACGGCTCGCACGGCCGGCAAAGTGCGGCTCTACCTGCCGCGCGATTCCGCCGCCCTCGCGCTCGGCGCAGATGACGTTGCCGAGGCGATTACCGCGCAAGCTGCACAGCGCGGCATCGATATCGAACTGGTGCGCAACGGCACACGCGGCATGCTCTG includes:
- a CDS encoding GntR family transcriptional regulator, whose product is MSLITPTPARVTPLALEPIDTTTSFRNQAYALLKKAIADADIYNQKEEIRLDERQLIQVLGVSRTPIREAMTLLEQEGFLRTVPRRGIFIIRKTKREIVEMIQMWAALEGMSARLATLHASDEEIAKLRHLFDEFVNAPPTDHIEEYSDANIDFHQALINLGGSQAIANTIKNLFIHVRAIRKVTIAQNDRAARSIVDHLKIITALEKRDTELAEKLARDHTLGLAAFVEEHCDFLE
- a CDS encoding formate dehydrogenase subunit gamma, whose translation is MREAFSIATVQAILDVHAAQEGPLLPILHDVQEAFGYVPPDAVPVIANALNLSRAEVHGVITFYHHFRTSPPPRHVVQICRAEACQSMGADALVAHAERVLGCAMHSHSGDVALEPVYCLGQCATSPAITIDDKLHARVTPEKFDRLVARAKDAA